A stretch of Lactuca sativa cultivar Salinas chromosome 6, Lsat_Salinas_v11, whole genome shotgun sequence DNA encodes these proteins:
- the LOC111900982 gene encoding uncharacterized protein LOC111900982, with translation MSQPNQKLMTDDDQEKPLSPAPEIRHLPTATVDEASSTTSNKQSQGFRKCTIYCGIITAVVLIIAVVLLVLGLTVLHVKNPQITMNSATIIGFDRVNSTDLLTGKANLTVVADVSVKNNNVAAFKFKRSNSSLLYHQTVIGVADVPGGVAKARRTMRLNLTFEVAVAEITGNQQFGSDLSTGILPVESYTKIKGRVKILNIIKKKATVTMNCSFAVNITSRGIVGQNCKRHVSF, from the coding sequence ATGTCTCAGCCAAATCAAAAACTGATGACGGACGACGATCAAGAGAAGCCTTTATCTCCGGCGCCTGAGATCCGTCATCTGCCTACCGCCACCGTAGACGAAGCCTCGTCCACCACATCAAATAAGCAAAGCCAAGGCTTCCGCAAATGCACCATCTACTGCGGTATCATCACCGCCGTCGTACTCATCATCGCGGTGGTTCTGTTAGTCCTAGGCCTCACAGTCCTCCACGTCAAAAACCCACAAATCACCATGAACTCAGCAACGATCATCGGATTTGACCGAGTCAACTCAACAGATCTACTCACTGGTAAAGCCAATCTGACTGTGGTGGCAGACGTCTCCGTGAAGAACAATAACGTGGCGGCATTTAAGTTTAAAAGGTCAAATTCGAGTCTTTTGTACCATCAGACGGTGATCGGAGTGGCGGACGTTCCCGGAGGGGTGGCTAAGGCAAGGAGGACGATgagattgaacttgacgtttgaAGTGGCGGTGGCGGAAATCACCGGAAACCAACAGTTTGGAAGTGATTTGTCGACGGGGATACTTCCGGTGGAAAGTTATACAAAGATTAAGGGAAGGGTTAAGATACTGAACATCATTAAGAAAAAAGCAACGGTAACAATGAACTGTTCCTTTGCCGTTAACATAACGAGTCGGGGGATTGTCGGTCAAAATTGCAAAAGGCATGTTTCTTTTTAG